In Aphis gossypii isolate Hap1 unplaced genomic scaffold, ASM2018417v2 Contig00910, whole genome shotgun sequence, the following proteins share a genomic window:
- the LOC126555553 gene encoding uncharacterized protein LOC126555553 encodes MGSDWWYGWRYLGSHETVEDEFMLNVTSSDSVDESKTISAEYLSDDRDPILQMLDARTVLKTKNIDNKQIQVITPGIYYHFGIEIGLRGLGDWFQFNDETIKIVIGIDGLPLTKSSQSSFWPILGYVRNFPGKSKIFLIGLYWGKEKAKDSNTFLKYMVNEFKELYQIGFKTPHGTKKVVIELFCCDAPAKSYILKTKSHNGFYSCTRCNVEGIYLDNRVCFPDKEFIKKTHLDFISPVHEEYHVTESVSILTELPEIYMVYSFSLDYMHLTCLGVVKKLIM; translated from the exons ATGGGTAGCGATTGGTGGTACGGGTGGCGGTACCTTGG TTCACATGAAACTGTTGAAGATGAGTTCATGTTAAATGTTACTTCATCTGATTCTGTCGATGAAAGTAAAACCATCTCGGCAGAATATTTGTCTGATGATAGAGATCCTATTTTACAAATGTTGG ATGCTAGAACAGttcttaaaactaaaaatattgacaataagCAAATTCAAGTTATTACACcaggtatttattatcattttggtATTGAAATTGGTCTAAGAGGTTTGGGTGATTGGTTTCAATTTAAtgatgaaacaataaaaattgttattggtaTTGATGGCTTACCATTAACAAAGAGTTCCCAAAGTAGTTTTTGGCCTATTTTAGGATATGTTCGTAATTTTCCtggaaaatctaaaatatttttaattggtttataTTGGGGTAAAGAAAAAGCAAAGgatagtaatacatttttaaaatacatggtCAATGAATTTAAGGAACTATAtcaaattggttttaaaacaCCCCATGGTACAAAAAAAGTAGTGATCGAACTTTTTTGCTGTGATGCTCCCGCAAAaagctatattttaaaaacaaaaagccACAATGGTTTCTATTCATGTACTAGATGTAATGTTGAAGGGATCTATTTAGATAATAGAGTATGTTTTCCAgataaagaatttattaaaaaaactcatttGGATTTCATTAGTCCTGTACATGAAGAGTATCATGTGACTGAAAGTGTTTCTATTTTGACAGAGCTCCCAGAAATTTATATGGTGTATAGTTTTAGCTTGGACTATATGCACCTAACATGCCTAGgggtagttaaaaaattaatcatgtaA
- the LOC126555549 gene encoding uncharacterized protein LOC126555549 yields MNKIRSNIVGHKIWVSVDETTDVQGRHIANITIGTLEIDKSGKVYIFYSEVLEKTNDLTITKVFDRLMFFLWPDGIRHDDIMLFVSDVVPYMIKVKKSIGVLYSKMVPITCEAHGAHRVVEETRGRFSNVDKLIAKENTKKQNGHSLDNQKDQNLKNGNKATEYLLRIVQLNVEGMTKSKAELISHVFHHADILALQETHISDDQLGKLKIPGFQLIDYIGHNRHGMATFVSQDLDPKNIRRLEGNKHTVGIEIGNTKIFNIYKPPSEKWTTSVLPLAEHPAVYIGDFNSHNMEWGYNSTDDNGETLSNWAQLNHLQLLYDAKQGGTFKSGRWGSITSPDLCFVTMDSSNVPLKAKRRILQEFPKSQHLTVQVDIGLNLTIVSKSKFNRWNVRKADWVKYTTYMEENINRIEPIPLNYDRFTKLIKMAAGKAIPRGHRQDYIPCWSKECDKLLNEYEQTQSGVTEDRLIRLLGEERRQRWVKVMEEMDFSHSSRKSWDLLRKLGSAQPTRKEHGIATNAVASNLFKTLNIKSTKQMTIKIKNQYKKKLDNCEESSALMNDFVEEEAHLALKNVKNGKAAGVDGIIPEFIKNLGPRRRLWLARFFTSVVNKGTWCEAKVVAILKLKKSGNDPRNYRPISLLSVIY; encoded by the exons atgaacaaaattaGATCCAACATTGTTGGACACAAAATATGGGTTTCGGTGGATGAAACCACCGATGTTCAAGGAAGACATATTGCCAATATTACTATTGGAACATTAGAAATAGACAAATCAGGGAaagtttacatattttactcgGAGGTGCTCGAGAAAACAAATGATTTGACCATCACTAAAGTTTTTGACCGGTTGATGTTTTTTCTTTGGCCTGATGGTATACGTCATGATGACATAATGCTATTCGTCAGTGATGTGGTGCCGTACATgatcaaagtaaaaaaatcaataggaGTGCTTTATTCTAAGATGGTGCCTATAACGTGTGAAGCACATGGTGCACATAGAGTTGTTGAGGAAACAAGAGGACGATTTtcaaatgttgataaattgATTGCCaag gaaaataccaaaaaacaGAATGGACATAGCCTTGATAACCAAAAGGaccaaaacttaaaaaatggtaataaaGCCACAGAATATCTTTTGAGAATAGTGCAGCTTAACGTTGAAGGTATGACCAAGTCAAAGGCTGAATTAATCAGCCATGTTTTCCATCACGCGGACATTTTAGCACTGCAAGAGACCCATATTTCGGATGATCAGCTTGGAAAGCTAAAGATCCCAGGCTTTCAGCTGATCGACTACATAGGGCACAACAGACATGGCATGGCTACCTTTGTGAGTCAAGACTTGGACCCAAAAAACATAAGGAGGTTAGAGGGAAACAAGCATACGGTCGGAATCGAGATAGGGaacacaaaaatttttaacatatataaacCACCGTCGGAAAAATGGACCACATCTGTTCTACCACTGGCAGAGCACCCTGCAGTTTATATAGGAGACTTCAACTCGCACAACATGGAATGGGGCTATAATAGTACAGATGATAATGGAGAAACCCTCAGCAACTGGGCTCAATTAAACCATCTCCAGTTACTGTATGATGCTAAACAAGGCGGCACTTTTAAATCAGGAAGATGGGGTTCGATCACATCCCCTGATTTATGTTTTGTCACTATGGACTCTAGTAATGTGCCCCTTAAAGCAAAGCGGCGAATATTACAAGAATTTCCCAAGAGCCAACACCTTACTGTTCAAGTGGATATTGGTCTAAATCTAACTATAGTgagtaaatcaaaatttaatagatgGAATGTAAGGAAAGCAGATTGGGTCAAATATACAACTTACATGGAAGAAAATATAAACCGCATTGAGCCAATACCACTTAACTATGACAGGTTTACAAAGTTAATCAAAATGGCAGCGGGTAAAGCTATTCCTAGGGGACATAGACAGGATTATATACCTTGTTGGTCAAAAGAATGCGACAAACTATTAAATGAGTACGAACAAACACAATCCGGTGTAACAGAAGACCGGCTAATCAGATTACTAGGTGAAGAACGGAGACAAAGATGGGTTAAAGTCATGGAAGAGATGGACTTTTCCCACTCAAGCAGGAAAAGCTGGGACCTATTAAGAAAGCTAGGCTCCGCTCAACCTACCAGAAAAGAACATGGCATCGCAACAAACGCAGTTGCAAGTAACCTTTTCAAAACTTTGAACATTAAATCTACAAAACAAATGAccattaagattaaaaatcaatacaaaaaaaaactagacaACTGTGAAGAAAGTTCTGCTTTAATGAACGACTTTGTAGAAGAAGAGGCCCATCTCGccttaaaaaatgtcaaaaatggGAAAGCAGCAGGTGTCGACGGAATAATACCGGAATTTATCAAAAACCTAGGTCCTAGAAGGAGACTTTGGCTTGCTCGCTTTTTCACGTCGGTGGTCAACAAAGGGACATGGTGCGAAGCGAAAGTCGTGGCCATCCTAAAGCTAAAAAAGTCGGGAAATGACCCGAGAAATTATAGGCCAATTTCGTTACTATCAGTAATATACTAG
- the LOC126555556 gene encoding uncharacterized protein LOC126555556: MDEMYLDVAGGYEEDCKITQMQYHSFLPYSTTALSYNDEIRISIQNMDAYTLPCESYLYIEGKLNIPADITAEKGEFNFTNNGLAFLFSEIRYEINGVEIQKLKSPGISSSLKGFCSHTPSELNNLQNAAWDVDMDVSENKHFMLNNKFAGCIPLKHLFGFCEDYKKILLNCNQQIILNRSSTDFDALVSDKEKIKLLKVLHSRKPVACAFRSWDLCEYPVLPQNTSHSWTVKSRSLFEKPRFALIGLQTDRKNNLFNPSGRFDHCYLKNLKVHLNSEVYPYEDFRADFTNNVTAILYKAYAEFQKSYYEREYSDPLLPKNIFQQFVPIVVVDLSRQNDNVKSSTVDLRIEFETDKAIPAKTAAYCLILHDQIITYNPFNGDVRKL, from the exons ATGGATGAAATGTATTTGGACGTAGCTGGCGGATATGAAGAAGATTGCAAAATAACTCAAATGCAGTACCACTCTTTCCTTCCGTATTCGACTACAGCTTTATCCTATAACGATGAAATTAGAATATCTATTCAAAATATGGACGCTTACACTTTACCTTGCGAGAGCTATCTTTACATTgaaggtaaattaaatatacctgcAGATATTACAGCAGAGAAGGGTGAATTCAACTTTACAAATAATGGcttagcatttttattttctgaaatcCGATATGAAATTAACGGAgtggaaatacaaaaattaaaatctcctGGAATATCTTCGAGTCTTAAAGGTTTTTGCTCGCACACTCCGAGTGAATTGAACAATCTACAAAATGCCGCTTGGGACGTAGATATGGATGTCagtgaaaataaacatttcatgTTAAACAACAAATTCGCTGGTTGTATCCCGCTCAAACACTTGTTTGGATTTTgtgaagattataaaaaaatactactcaACTGtaatcaacaaataattttaaacagatCATCTACAGATTTTGATGCGTT AGTTagtgataaagaaaaaataaaactgttaaaagtATTACACTCTCGTAAACCAGTTGCATGTGCGTTCAGAAGTTGGGACTTGTGCGAGTACCCAGTTCTCCCTCAGAACACTTCTCATTCGTGGACGGTAAAATCAAGAAGTTTGTTCGAGAAACCTAGATTTGCATTAATCGGACTTCAAACcgatcgaaaaaataatttatttaatccatCAGGACGATTCGATCACTGCtatttgaaaaacttaaaagtacaTTTAAACTCTGAAGTATATCCATATGAAGATTTTCGTGCAGATTTTACAAACAATGTTACGGCTATATTGTACAAGGCATATGCTGAATTCCAGAAATCGTACTACGAGAGAGAGTATAGTGACCCTTTActtcctaaaaatatttttcaacaatttgtaCCAATCGTAGTCGTGGATTTATCACGACAGAATGACAACGTAAAATCATCGACTGTAGATTTACGAATTGAATTCGAAACAGACAAGGCCATTCCAGCAAAAACCGCAGCTTATTGTCTCATTTTACACgatcaaattataacttataacccaTTTAATGGTGATGTAAGGAAATTGTaa
- the LOC126555548 gene encoding uncharacterized protein LOC126555548, translating into MALIEAIQIIEDVSAKFNNLKCQTGIKINEKLQTVLTKYKGFQIVCNISKILNGEEENVGCLDIAENLTSSDMGYFKYAPTTSADVERSFSVYKNLLAPNRRSFKFENIKKSLIVQCNTYFAGVEEQ; encoded by the exons ATGGCATTAATAGAAGCGATACAGATTATTGAAGATGTTTCAgccaaattcaataatttaaaatgccaGACCGGAATCAAAATTAACGAGAAATTACAGACAGTTCTTACTAAATATAAAGGGTTTCAAATTGTTtgcaatatttcaaaaatattaaacggaGAAGAAGAAAACGTTGGTTGTTTAGATATAGCTGAAAACTTAACAAGTAGTGACATGGGATATTTCAAGTATGCCCCTACCACGTCAGCTGATGTAGAGCGTTCATTTTCTGTGTACAAAAACCTCTTGGCGCCAAATAGGAGATCATtcaagtttgaaaatataaagaaatcgCTGATTGTACAATGCAATACTTATTTTGCag gCGTCGAAGAACAATAG